The DNA segment CCGAGAACCTCATAAGAAATGATCATGAAGTTTTGCATTAAAAAACATTCAACTAGCTAGTGCTTTTGATTCATGTCAATTCACAGTGACTTTTATACATTTTATGATTTTCGGAATGACACGTTAACAGTTTTATTAGTTTTTGAAGTTCGACACTAGATTTTTGAAAGCATGCTATTTCATTTTGTGAATTGACGCATGTCtctttacaattaaataaaaaaaaatcgcatcattttatttttcacatTTAATTAACGGTTAAGTATGTTGGTGATTTCGGCGACGGTACAGAATAACTCATCATTAATTAATATCTACACATTAAAGATAAAACTTGTTAGATAAATTAAAGCTCAAATAACCCAAAACTTTATTTAGATCACTTTTAATGGGCCTAACCCTACTTAACAGATCACAAATCAtaaatatttacatataattCAAGAGTTGGTTTTATGATCCAACAGATACTACATTGTGGTCTACCCGTAAGCTAATTTTTCGATTTTTGAGTCAACTTTACTTATCATACGTcgtctattttttattttattttttactaatatcatatatatgtcGTCTTGATCATGCTTTCGAGACGACTTCGTAGATCTTGTCGTGAAATATAATTACTTTTCGTGTATAGATCAGTTACGGTGTTTTATACGAATAGAAAGCCACTGATCATCCCTAGAGCCATGAGTCCAAATCGAGCCAAGTATTAGCCCTCTATATTCTCTTAAGTTCGGTGCTTTTTTACTATGTTTCAACTATTGAACctacaattcatcacatccaatagatgAGTGCTACATCATTGATAGACATAGAGATAGACAAGATGGATGGACATcatatgaaaattatatatgtatatatatatttatttattcaattctttttttttttttttggcttggTAGTCAAACACCACTGGCCTCAACCATTGCGGTTAGAGGATTGTGCCACTCGGCCCAAAAACCCATAACATCATCAAATTATATTATACCGTGAATAATACCAAAACAATTGCCGATGGACGTGTAGCTCATCTGACATTAAAGTGCTGAGTTTAGAACGAGATTTCGAGTTCGAGATCCAAATGTTACAACTCCTAAAACCAATCTTATTctctaaaaaaaatcattttctcgCAAGAAATATCCGAAAAGAATGGGTTAAACAGGATTAAATACACCCTTGTTTGTCCCACAATATCCCATAATGGAGTACCTCTGCAATGAGCCAATGGAGGGTGCAAAAGCTGGTAACATACTCGAAATTACATTTAACTCTTCTGTTGTTGGGAATATTTGACCTAACTAAAAGATATTTGCAAAAAAACAAAAGTACATACACAAGCAAGAAGAGGAAGGAGAATCTTTGCTAAAGAGCCATTAAAGCTTGCAGAAAAAGAGAGCGGTTTATTCCACACAATGCAAGAAAATAGACAAAACTCACATGGCAAATGGGACAAAAAGGCCAAAATTTGGCTACTACTTTCATGAATTTCGATGTTACAAAACTACAAACCAACCAAAGTTTCAATATTCTTTGTCTGAAGATATGCAAGCTTTTTGAACATTTCTTATCGTCACGGCCTGAAGATGTAAGGGAGATCGGGTATTCGACATCAGAGCGACTAGATCGCGAAGGGATCATTCACTTGCCAGGTCCGATTCCAGACATTCGTGCTCAAGTCGGGGCTTGATTTTAGGTCCAGATTTCAAGAAGGGATAAATTACAAGAGTTTTCATccattacttttctttgaagCCCACAAAATCTCTTACCATCTCACATAGAAAATATGAGAGATTCCAccagggaaaaaaaaaaaaaaactacaaaaGCCTAAAAAAATGACTTCAATTTTTAACTGATTTCAAGAATCTTACACTCAAGAAACCTTGAATCCACCACTTTATCATATTGGAAAATTTTCTCCTCAATAAAGACAATGCGCTTTGGATATCCATTTCTTGCCATTAATAATCTGTATGAGATGAAATTTAATTACCAAGATGGAAAAAACATGGAAAACaaacgagaaaaaaaaaaaagaaaaagcaaAGGAATTCAAAGAGCAAAACAAATCGTATCTTTACTAACCATCTTTTTTCTTCAATAAACCTCTCGCAAACAGCAAGAAAATGACCAAGAACCCTACTCCTGCTGCCCCTCCTACTATTATAGCCACCGTCTTTCCGGTATTGGACCCTTTACCTTACCATGTGATAACCAATACAACTTGCATTAAAATACTTTCAATACAATTAATAATTACAAATCTAGAGATGAGTCCCACAAATCTTAGTCTTACCAAAACAGACACTTATCCTAAGTTATAAAACTCTTAATTATCGTAACATAAACATACCACACCTGAATATAATTGAGCATTATAGCACACTTGAGGCAAATATGCGATATGGCAGCTTAATGGCACTTATAAAAACAACTGCTATTCTGGTATGAATAATCATTTTGAGAACAGATTTTTCGTATGTGCCAATCTTATCCCTCATATTTCCAATATAGATCATCTTTGAACACATTTATTCAGTATAACAAGACGTTTTTCTTTAAATCCAAGGGGGCACTCAAGAAGCTCACCGAGGCAACGACTTGTACAATATTAAGCAAGGGCAACAACTAGCATTTCAAaagattaaatttgaattttttttttttatcgagcAAGGACCACCTCCGCTTACCAGAAGCTTGGTACATCCAATGGAAAAATCTCACAAACGAAAAACAGACAAAATAACTCACCCCTTATTTATCTGTAAGAATTATTGCTAGTCTTATTCAATCATCTAATCCAACAACTCTAATTTAAATGTAACCAAAATCTAAAATAATCATTAATCAATGAACATGCATGGAAGACCAAAACATGAAGCAAAGtattgaacaaaaaagtgaaaAGGAAGCATTGAGGAAAAGGGAAGCAATACCTGATGAAGAAGGAGAGGTATCTGAAGTAGATGATGGTGTTCTAGGGACACCATTGGGATAATAGCTATAACTAATATAACACTTGTGGAGATAAACTTGAGCAGAAATAGAGCTTCCACACTCAACCTGAGCTCTCTGAACTGCTTGTTTCACACACTCCACACAGTCAGATTTTCCCACATCACCTTCACACTGCCCCATCACAAAAACAGACTCATAATTAGTGATATAGAACCCATTCCCACTACCCATCCCATTTTCCAGTGAATTCAAAGCAGTGTCTCTCCTCTCTTCAAAACCAGCCCCACCAACATTTGTCCCACCACAGCTTTTGTACAGCATTTCCATCCCTGAGATTTGGGGGAACCCCGAAACCTCGTAGAGCATGTAGCAGCCAAAAAGATGGATTCTTGCGGCAATTGGCTTGCCGCATAGCTTGTCTATGAGGGTAGGAAGCCTGCTGACACAGTTGTAGCAATCAACATTCGATAAATCACCTCTGCATTGGAAGAGGCCCGTGATTGTAGTCTGGCTACTGCCTGCTGTATTCTTGTAAAACTTGGATTTCGAAGATTGGGCAATGAGGGTCCCAAAGAGAGATGAAAGGGCCTGTGAGTACACACCTGTGGGATCTTGTAGAGGTTGCTTTGCGCAGCCTTTGTACACCAGGGTGGTGTAGTCTGTGGCAGAGTTGGATGGTGGGGTGAGTACAAGAATGACCAAAATCGACAGAAAGAGTGACAAACTTGAGAAAGGATTTCTGGGAAAACCCATTTCTGTAATCTTTGCTGATCAAGTCCTGCTCATTTTGGTATCTTTCTTGTTAATTTTGAAGAGAGATTCGAATAATTAGCCTTTTTCTGGAGTTCCTGCGAGATGGGTTTTTGATAATAATGCGGAAATTTGGAAGATTTCTCTGTTTTGCTCGAGGGAATAAAGGAGTCTTGCTTGAATCATCTGTTCAAGAGAGAggcatctttttttcttttttttctcctTCCCCTGTACAAAAGATAGAAGTACGGGCACTGTCCATTTGCTGTAAGAGTTTCTTTCAGGTGTTAATTTGGTTTTGGGCAGTTGAACTTTGTATTAATGTGTACTTAACTCCATAAATGAATTGCATCATTTTGTCTTGTAACGTTTGCCCGTACGTTTGACCATGGTTATGAAATGTATGTGTTCTGGTCAAATGAACCATTGGTCTCGGTTTCAAAATAATAAGGTGGAATCGCAACAAATCGTTTGGATATTCGTTTAGCTCTAGTTTTTGATCGATTGATCGCAATCGAATCCTATGTACTTTGTTTCAGTTCTAGTTTAGTGTCGATTGTGATTTTGATTCGATTATGACTATATTCTTGtaagtttattattattattttttaacacGAAATTTGTGATGTTTATTGATGATGATTGTCTATTGTTACAAGGTTGGACAACCAATTAGAAAAATTTCTAAGCACACATTAGAACGACGTAGGggaaaaacaaacaaattttGTCAAGGAGTGAGTCATTTTATTGGCCGTTTTCCTACTATGAAAAACAAGAtaaaatttctaaataaaaaatcaacaaTTTAATCTATGAATCACATGATCCAATATAACTCAAATCACTTAATGTTTTTGTACCTGAACGATGGATCCTAGTGCTAACAGGACTTTACCAAAAGCTTCCAGCTAGCATCCATGTCTAGGCGAAAGTAGCCAATCGGTGGCGCTTGCCATTGAGATGGCGAGGGTAGCATAGAGATGGTCTTGTGATTGAAAATTCTTTCATCACTTGACGATAATCCTATAGAAATTCGAACACACTGATAAATAGAGACCTCATATTTTTCAATTGAAGCACAAGTCGCCTTGAGGATGCGAAAACACGACATAACATAGGTGGACATTGCATGTAGTACAGATTTAATCAATACCTCCTTTCCACTCATTCATCAATTAAGTAGCCaaaataatttcaataatatttgttgatttactataattttagttatagtgCAGTAACCCGTATactgttttaagttatttaaatgtTAAACACGATTAAGAGTTACTATCTAAACAAATCAAAGGCTTCACGtggattaaaatatgaaattcaAGCTTATGATCCACTGAAGAGATCGGAAGATCCAAAGTACAGTTTGGAAGCACCGAACTGGGACCTTGTTAAGTCCATATGCAAGGCAGTTTGGAAGGTCGGGATGTGTTTGGAAGAATAGTTCATGTTTGGAGGCATAAGATCAGTTTGTAAGGTCCCAACttagatcggaacgtccgatccaggGCAAGACATGGAGCTTCCGAAGACAGTTGTCCATGAGGTGTCCGGGCTTTGGTGACTCATCGTTGCATGCAGAGTTCGGAACATCCGAAGGGaagtttggaccatccgaactcaggtACCCAGATACATGTCACACATGCATAGTTCGAAACGTTCGAACTcgagttcggagcatccgaactccgcctataaatataacTCCGAGACTTCAATTTGGAAGTCACAATTCATAAGTTCCTTCTCCAATTCAGTATACAATATAAGTTAGCCACACTAGTAAGGTCCGGGAAATATCAAGGCTACTGAGATAGCAGCGGATCTGTGCCTAAAATCCAGGGTCTTCGACATCAGTGGGCTAACGGCGGATGCatgtatggtccgagaatcctaTAAGAAATATgaatatctattagcttagtcaAGGCTCTTAGATAATGATTAGTGATATGATAATCACTtgactgtaggcttggacccTAGATCCTGATTGTACTCGACCTAGTATATAgaagtacgtaagtactgactgagatttccagcaagtatgcatgcttatatgttgcattttatgtgtcatgatacaAGTTTTATTGATTTATACACATAATGCATTTGCACATATAGGTTGAGCCATATCTCATTCGAGATAGCCTTTATAGTAAGATCACTCAGCCCTACAACAGTATGTATGGTCTGACACCGGGAGTTACCACGATGGTGGAGACTGATACTATGGTCATCTAGACGAGTGTGTGAGCTACCCAGCTATAACGTCCCGAAACTTTGGGACGTCACTGAAACATAcattcttaaaattttggggaTATTTTgcggaaatataaaaacatTAAATTCTTAGCTGTGCCACAAGGTTTAAAAAGTTATATTCAATACAACCATACAATCCAAAAGCAACATTCGAGAACAAAAATGGTTTTTCTCCAATATAACATAAACACATGCACAGTTAAAACATTTCTCTCTCAACACATCGCACTCATGCATCGCTCGCCGGCCCGACCGTTTGCTCCTCCTTGTGTCCGACTTCAAACTCATCAATATATGCATCTAGAGAATCATTACCtccaccattcaagtat comes from the Henckelia pumila isolate YLH828 chromosome 1, ASM3356847v2, whole genome shotgun sequence genome and includes:
- the LOC140875186 gene encoding plasmodesmata-located protein 2-like — translated: MGFPRNPFSSLSLFLSILVILVLTPPSNSATDYTTLVYKGCAKQPLQDPTGVYSQALSSLFGTLIAQSSKSKFYKNTAGSSQTTITGLFQCRGDLSNVDCYNCVSRLPTLIDKLCGKPIAARIHLFGCYMLYEVSGFPQISGMEMLYKSCGGTNVGGAGFEERRDTALNSLENGMGSGNGFYITNYESVFVMGQCEGDVGKSDCVECVKQAVQRAQVECGSSISAQVYLHKCYISYSYYPNGVPRTPSSTSDTSPSSSGKGSNTGKTVAIIVGGAAGVGFLVIFLLFARGLLKKKDDY